CTGCGTGAGGTGAGATCATGAGGCATGCGTGCTATTAAAAAGTGTTCAGTCAGCAATAATTTGATTAATGTCTTCATTCATTTGCTAGTGAATCTTAATGTCATTAGTAACCTCTCATGAAAgacatctatctatcaatctgtTTCTCTGTCTGGAAAATGCGCCCTTCTAGAGTTcgtttctctagtgaactaacatgctgtggacactaaatgactagCCTGaagtaaatgtaatgttaagtgagatattattctcaagctgttttattgatgtctttccgctgttgaaacactggttgagagattacacgtaaacatatctatgcatagatcatctgttcttcttgttctgcatttttttctgatgtggcggttagcaaacagcattgcattaccacacacgcccccttctggattggagtgtggaccACCAGTGACTGTATGCACCGAGCCGTTTCGGGACCAATACATGTACTGTCACACcctagatatagatagatagatagatagatagatagatagatagatagatagatagatagatagatagatagatagtagttttgcattaacttctaaatctaattatgaaattacagtTATGTCATTacagttactgtcataacttgttttcatgacaaatttatagtaaatgtaatgctacatgagatattattctcaagttgttttattgatgtctttccacggTTGAGAGATTGTACATAAacatatctatgcatagatcatctgttcttcttctgcatttttttctgttgtggAGGTTAGCAAACAATGTTGCATTACCGCTTGtgccccttctggattggagtgtggatcaccTGTGACTGACATATACATATACCATCACACcctagacagatagatagacttGATTGATTGATCAGCATTAAAATGTTAAGCTGGGTCCTTTTCAAACATTTTGCagtgtaaaaaacattttgtatccAACCACTCCAGCTGACTGTGTTATGAGGGAAAGACTTAACTTTCCATAATGCACTGCGTGATTGTAATGTCCTGCCTTTGTGCTCGCAGCACTGTGAGAAAATGCACAGCTTAACAAGCAGTGCCATGTCTGCCTGGCACTGGCATGGGCACATTGATCAATCCTGCCAGCCCTGAAAAATGGTCATGCATAGTCTGTTGTGGAGCAGTGGTAGGGGAGCCAGCcatctcagtgtgtgtgtgtgtgtgtgtgtgtgtgtgtgtgtgtctgtctgtctgtgtctgtgtgtgtcctTTACTTTCATTGTTAAAGATTAAAAGTCACAACCGTTATTACCTCCTCATTTTATGTGGTTAGGAAATGTTCCAatgagtttttcaaaatgtaaaaaaaaaaaaaaataaaaataaaataaaaaaatctaagaaAAAATGTGTCTCTGCATTACACAAAGATCTGTGGAGGATAATATATTCAGTGCCAGCAACagaataacatgcattttaatgAGATTACAAATGTAGTCGTCATCCCCTTCCAGGGACAGAATGAAATCCAATCTCATTTTCAAACTCAAAAAGGAGCAATAAAAATGCGTTCCAGGACTGCAGTCCCATTCATGCAGTCTCACACCTCCGGGGAGAATACTAGTGCTCATTTTACCACTGGTCCACATAAGCTTGTTTATTTCTTAATGTAtcaaatagagttgttttcatACACGGTCTGATTTATATTGATTTTTAGAATGGCtgtactaaataaataaacgaaAACAGAACACCGCTATATTAAAGtccctttaatttatttattgaactaGAAATATACcagtacttttttattttatttcattttattttatttattttaaaactataattttacgtgcaaaaatatgcaataaatgttaaaatgtttgagctaatcttttattatatatatatatatatatatatatatatacacacacacacacacacacacacacacacacacacacacacatatatatatataactattttaaataaataaaaatattatttttaaatattaaatattatattgcagtttttctttttctttcttttttttctttcttttttttttttttggttgttgttgaaaaaaaaacgtttatcCGTCAGTTATCAAGTACACTGAGGTGTAATTAACATGCAGGCTGAGTTTGATATCATTTAATGAGAAAACTATATAACATATTCATGACTTAAGggatattttataaatttatttatgtatttcctTGCCAAGAAATTATGCTGTGTACACTCACGTGCAAGGTAATTAGTGCTTTTCACTTGATTGTTACACCACTTGACATATTTAGACTAAATGTTGAAAGtgttatatgtatttttaaattaattatgttttgttttcatgttgACATCCTTATTTGTCACTGACTTATACGCAGGAAAAGGCAGTAGGCTTAAAAAGGTAATGTTTCTCGTGTTTTCAGAATAAATGCTCAAGAACTCCCTCGACTACCATTTTTCAATCTGGTGGTTGTTTTTGCTCAGACAAGCGCCTTATATGCTGAGCGCGGGAGAATCAATATGAAATGACTCTCTCTGCCACCTTATTAATAATGAAACAATACGTCTTCACTCGACAGAGTCTCGCCTTTGCGCGCCTGCGTGCTCGTTCACGTCCGTTTGAGGAGCTGGAAGAGAAACGTTTGTGTGTTGAAACTGAATCCTTTAAGTGCACCTTTTAGagattttatttcatatatctGCTCTGACCATTATTGATTATTGCTCCTTTATATAACTGATGCAGAATTATAGGCTAAAttagatataaatatatattttagaagAATTGTAATCACCACAAAGGctacttcagcaataaaaacaacacaaatctCTTTCAAACAGtaactgttttatttaatatttttaaatacttctTTTTAGCAGTCTATTTTATATACCTGTATAATCAATCTGTTTTAAAACTGTTTCGGTTAAAGTATCTCTCTTTTCATTTCACATACATCTCTTATTTACTTGTATGGTTTTGAATATTCAGGTATTTCATATGCAACATCCCCAGAAACGAACAAACGTACGAACAAACAAAATACACATCTTCTGAAGGCAGTGAAACGTGATCTATGCCTTGGCAACATCAAATAAAGCTAGCAAAATTCACTTCATCCAACTATTAATGTCAAGGTCCAGATATTGTCGTGCTACGATACTGTTGGGAGAAGTACAGGCCGCACTTTACGTTGCAGTGTAATTACTATGTAAGTACTGCGTAATAGTCATGAACTATGTGTACTTGATGTGTAATTATTTCCTGGAGCTGCTTGTATGTAATTACACACTGTTATATGCAACATGGACACTGTAATGTAAAGTGTCAGCTTTATACTGTTATGTTTCCTACATAAAAAGAGACAAATATTCTTTGAATGGAATAGAATAAcattttttggggggaaaatGGCAACAGTCAACTCATCTCAGAGCCTTCCGATGGCtacattttacatttctttgttctttaataaaatcttttttaatatattcttCCTCTGTTCTCGTGTATTCCTCTAAATATATGCCTGTATTCATTCCTGaggtttatttattataattataattattattattattattatttatagtcTATCATTAGCATCGTGATTATTAGAGACGTTCCCGATTGGTGGGTCAGCAAACCATCTAACCCCATCAACACATCCATATACTTGGCTTgactaaaataaaattgataaatgAAAACTAAACATTGACAAAGAGCATATAAAACAAACTGATGGGAGAATATTCCTATCTTTCTATATGATGGCCGTTGAGAATGTGAAAAGcctacagtaataataattcattcatAACAGAcgataatgttataaaatactACGCTTCTAACCAGGACCTTTCACAAATTCAGGCCGTCATTTCAACTCAATATCTGATAAATATTTCATGTAATCGACCCAGAGTCAGGCAAATGTGCTTGAGCATTCCCAGAAGACTTCTTCTTCCCATTGTCTCTTGCAAAAAAACGTCTTTTTCTCCAGATGAAATAAGCATATAAATCCATTTGGgtgaggatgaattttgatcgtcattaattattattcttttttattattattattcttgtgTTGATGgtcttctctctttttttcttcttcgttttttttttttttcttcttctctctctctctctctcttctcttcccGTGGGTTAAAACTGCATCCACGTCACGAGCGCAGACAGTGCAGTGAGGATCAGCGTTAGGCCGAACGGAACCGTAGATCGGCTCGCGCCGTTCCCAGCCGCACACAGTTCAAACAAGCTGCCGCGAAAGTCCAGATTTCTGGACTCTTTTTTCAGCTTCTCCCATAGATCTGTGGCTCCCTCCTGACAGTCTGCCAGAGCAGTGGTCGCACATGAATGGAAATCATCCCAGTAACTGCAAGTCAAATAGAAAGAAAATCATTATTCATGTCTGATTTGCGTCATGCTTTACATTGCATTAACATATAGGCTATTCAGATCGAACATGTTGTTATTCCTGttgttattattagtagtagccTAGAAGTAGTAGGCTATTTTaatttcctttttatttattattttttaatttgtttttataaaaggTCTAATTGAGAGGAAACTTGGTGAAACTAAAATAGTGGAAGCATATATTTCTCTTTTGGTCATTTAATCTTGTAGCATATGTGAAAAACAGTTTCTGGATTTACTTTCAGTTTAGGAAACGCTCGATTTGGGTTATGTCAATAAAAAGGATTTACTTAGTCCCTTAACCGCTTTAaacttttgttttcatttatattttaagcAGAGGTAACATTAAGTATCGTATATTATTTAGACAATCCACATCAATGTCATACATatgcatttgaatttgaatatgaTTATTCAGACTTTTTGTCTATAATTATATCAAAATAAGAGTGTATTTAAAAAGAAGTTGCaccaacaaaatatatatgtatagctACTAGAATTATTAGACTCTGTAACATAATTCATATTATAGTATTATGCATGAATCCTTCTGGCAACTGCATGTCCTCATGTAGCCACGTGAAGGAGGAGAGAGGGCACAAGGGAAACCCGAGTTGTAATGCGGCTCCAAAGGGAAAATCTCCATATCACGTGACTTCTAGTGCCCtccccatctctctctctcttttacaACTCCCCTCCTGCGCCCCACCCCCTTCCTCTATCCCACTCCCGAGCCCATGATTTATTAATATACTTCAGGATGAACACACACCCACATTCTAAAACCTGTATCTACGATCGGACATGCGCACGGGCGCAAGAAGTAGCCATGCTCCAAATAaattagaatagaatagaatagaatacaTTAGACTCAAGTTCCAAAAGGAAATGCTTTCATGTCAGCAAAATagtgttatatttttatgttttgctGACGCTTTGGTGTCTGGAAATGAAATccagtgcactgtaaaaaaaaaaaaaaaaaaaaaaaaaagaattgttggtttaacttaaaaaagtaagttgccttaaaattttgagttaatacaatgaagtcgattggtttaatcaacagaaactcgaAATATAATGTTATCTGAAACACAGTAAGTTGatatgacaaaagaaaaaatgttgcgataacaaatcatgaaaatattttttttctttgcacaTCTAGCTAATGTTATTTAATACATAGGCAAAGTTTATTAAAATCtgaatctgagatatatttagaAGTTCAAGCAGAAATTATTTCGGGAAAAATTGAGAAGCAAAGGAAATGTAATTGCAGTCCCTGTAATAAGATAATGTTGCGTTTTGATTCGTTCAGTCACGGCTGTAAAAGAACCCGTTATTTTATAGGGCGGATCGCTTACAGTAATCGTGCATTACCTCCCGATCTGATCCAATTATGGATGTTGACCTTTGGCCTTGGCGTGTAGAGATGGTTCATCTAATTGTAATTAACTGTTGAAATGTGAATAGCGCATATAGCGGCTGCACGGCTCTATTCCTGCTCATGGAGCTGTCGAATTAAACAAGGGGCCCCTTGTGCCATCTGGCTCCTGTtcgctctctctccctccccaCTCTCACACACGTATATTTCGTCTGTTGTGTGTATGCATGTTTCCCTTACGTGCAGATGGTCCGAAGGTTTTCCTTCTCGTCCAGCTCCTGTGGATAGTTGGCCATGTTCTCTCCCAGTTGAAGCAGGCAGTTGGAGAAACCTTTGAACACTGTTTCACATTTCCCAGCCGCTCGAACTGCCTGCAGCAGATAGGCTGGAAAACGagaaattatcatttttatgtagcctttaaaaaacaaaaacaacaacaaaaaaaaccccacacaATTAAAAAACGTTAACTTCCATTATCTGACTCTTACGTAATAGCGCTCATTTTGCATTTTGCTCACTCGTTGCAATACACTTACGTTCGTTCATGATtttttagctgtttttttttttttttctttttttctgttctcaGCTCATCTAAGTATTTATTACTGGAAAGTAATAAGTTAGTAAgtaggtaaataaataaatcgaaGCGATTATAAGGCATAAAACACTGGCACACAATAATTTGTAAATGTGTGTGCGCGTTCACTAGAATAATATGTGTTGAGCATGAGGGTGGCGCGTGGACAAACGATGATGTAATGGTTTACATGAGGGTGGGGGTATGTGGGCTTGTGTGATGTGAGATTTTCATTCTGAGTGATTTGTACTCCCCTCCCCTTTTTTACACATCTAGAAAAGAGTCTGTTTTTTGATGACAGATCTATTAGGGAAAATGAGAAGATTTGGACACCGATGCTTTCCCTCCCACTCCATTTCGATCTTTGTGTTTGGACCGGAAGGTCACAACTTGATCAATTGACCAGATCCCTTTGCTTAACGAACCATAAACGCCAGTGGTTTCTCGTTAAACAACGAGATCTTGTGAATTGATTAAGTTGTAGCACTGTTCAAATCAGGTCGGGCCTCTGCCCATTAACCACAGTAGGAAGCACACAccctgttacacacacacacacacacacacacacacacacacgcaccatAAGCAGTGTATGTCCATACATTATATCAAATGTTTTGCATATGCGTCCCTAATTTGTGAAGTACACATCCTGCGTCGATACACTACAGTACATTATATAGTAAGTGTACTATTATATTCTCTACCCAATGCCCCTACATTACATTATATCCATTTCATGCTATATGATCCATTAGCTATTAAATAGCCTACCGTAGACTGCATGCTAGGTATATTTGCCCCTATTCTAATATACGCAGCATTCTACCtaaattataatgcatttattaGCTATATGATATGCCTGTATGTCCTTACATTCTGTTATATGTTCTATATGCGTCCCTACATAATAGGCATTACATGTCATATAccctacatttattttatattggtCTCACTTTATATATTCCTATATTCTGCAAGCAATATACGCTAAATAACAAACGAAAAATAAAACGAAGATGCAACCATGGTTATTCTGTATATTTTTTGTAGACTGTAGAAAGTCTTTGGCTGATGAAATAGATGAAGCTCGGTCGTTTCGTGCATTCTTTATCgcccacagaaaaaaaaaacgcatcACAAAATACCGAATAATGCACACTTAAgatgattatattaaattaaggATAATATTGATTTCAGACACAGAGGATTAAAGGTGTTACTGAGTAATGCTGGACAAATGAAAGCTTACATAACGAAATGCCTATCTATAATTGTGATATCGCGGAATGATCGCCCTTTTCTTCTACACGAAGCGGGTATATTCAACATTACAATCATATTTCTAACAAAAGACCATACTGAGTAAAATTAAATGCGTAAATGCGCTCATAATCTTTCTGCTTTCGTGCATCctaatatttttgatcaaaatagcctaaataaaatattcagaCCTCAACATGGCGGATATGAGGATGCGAAATACAAAGATGCTCATACAGATAGCTCTAtaaaaccatttattaatgGGATGCatgatttcatatttaaatacatttcagtTCTCGCTGTCTACTGGAATTAACAGTCACAAAAGACAGCACTGCGAACAAACGGTGAATTATTAAACCATGTTTCGTTGTAGGCACGATGATCTATATTTAGAAACAACTGAGCATCTAATATAGACTCACCTATCCTACTGTACTAGTGGTCACGACCACTTTACTAGACCCTGTCAGCGTTACCGGTGTCAACCTGGCACCGCATAATCTGTTCAATGAAGTCAGGGGGGGTTTATTGCAAATTAATGTAGTTCAACAAGGTAACAGCACcagtttttcttacaaaaaaaaaaaaaaaaaaatcatcgcTACTCATTTCAACCTAATGCACAACATTTTCATTGCAGAGCCTCGCAACAACACTAACaagaaagacatttaaaaatgcaCAACATTACAAGAACATGGCCtcatatatttttctaaattCTAAAACAACAATCGGACACCAactaatttatataataaaaatgatattgtATGTTTGTGTAATTTGACATATGGGACCATATAAAACTCATGATGAAtctattaaacttagtctttgCAAGTTAAATCTGTAACatgaatgcattatttttcGAATTATCTTTCAATATTGGTTTGAATAATTTATTACGGAGAGGATCGGGCGATCCCATACTTTCGCCAACTTGCTCCGATTTACTGGGCTTTATTTTTCGGAACAGTCCTCAAAATTGAATGGAGAAGCAATGCAATATTACCCCAATGTcatgcatttaaaatacaaGACCAAGCCTTTAAATCGCAGCCGGGACAGTAGCATTGCAATTAAAATATCCACCAACATACAGTCTACATATATATAACCAAAACGAAATGTATACCCTTGAATAGCCTTAACTACGAATTAAAAGTGTCAAGTTATATGTATCTATGAAAAAAAGCGAGATAAAAAAGGGAAAAGTCAGCCCATCCCAAAACGACAGAAATAATCTACTTACCTATTTGAACAGCAAGAAACAATGAAATGTATCTTCCAGACAAAGTTAATCCCATCCTACGTCCAGAAAAACCATTGGAGTATATACAATTTTAGATAGTTGTGAGGGGAAAAGATTGCCAAATCTGCGCGTTGAACATCGCTGTTTAGTTCAAGCAGCTATTCAGAAACTCTTCGTGATTTTCCCGTTGTCGGCGAGGCGCAGAGAAGTGAAATGGTGCACCCCGTTAAGAGAAGGCGGTAATGcctcgtgttttttttttttttttttttttttctctctccctgCTTCACGCCCACATCTCAAGCTTGACGTAAAATTCACCGTCGGACTCCCCACTTCTCTATTTTCTCATTTGCTAGACCGGGCTGGCCCCTTTCTCCCCCCTCTTGCACTGTACTGGCATTTCAGGGATTGCGGAGATGTCCGCATATATCTGATCTCTGGTGGTCTCACCTATCCACCCTCATGCAATGAAGCTTACACGTGGACCCGTGACCCATATATGGATACACGTGCAGACTTCATTGCTCCAGGGTGCTTAGACTGATCATGTGTGAATTTTGTTCGATATCTCAAAGAGATCGAGGTAGTCGGGATGCTTGAAGTTGGTTATACACTCCCTTTTAATGAGATGACTGCGATGCATTGTGTAAGATAGGCTACATAATGGTTTTGTAGGATCATTTATGGAACTGTGACCCTGCCCTGTGCAGATAGTTGGCGCTAACACATTTTGATTAATGGAGTGCCCACGTTTTTCTTCAGTCTTATTGCAGCAGCACTAATCGTTATTGATGATTTGTTTATGACTTAAACACTCTGGCAATGTTATCAAGGTCTGTCTGAGGTGAATTGAGGTAGCAGACTGTAGTATTTTGAGAATTGTGGATGGGATATTTTTGGTGCATCGTGAAAATTATGTCTGTATCGGCCCAGAATCTTAACACTTTTAGCGCCTGAGACTTGTATCCCTTTATCCCACCAACTATTAGGcctattttgatatttttggtcAGCATAATGTTAAAGCCTTTAACATATATAGAACCTTAACATATGTAGAAGTTGATAAAGATgttcaaagaaaaaaagtacTGAGTAGGCCTAATACTAATAAATGACGTGTTAGAAACTGTAGGTGTTACTGAAAATGAAACGCCCTATGAAAGATGAGAAATAATTTTATATGGGCTGAGATGACTTACGTTACAACTGAGAGAAAGGTAGTGATGTCTgtatcactgaaaaaaaaaaaagttatttcccGCTGACGTCAGCGGAATTCGTAGCCAACCAATGAGTACTGAGTATCGATGCGCACCAATTTTTTTCGGAGACACTGACTTCAGGAGGAGAATACTAAAAAGTTACCTAGGGCATTCTAGCTGAAGGAGAAT
The nucleotide sequence above comes from Chanodichthys erythropterus isolate Z2021 chromosome 23, ASM2448905v1, whole genome shotgun sequence. Encoded proteins:
- the nrn1a gene encoding neuritin, whose protein sequence is MGLTLSGRYISLFLAVQIAYLLQAVRAAGKCETVFKGFSNCLLQLGENMANYPQELDEKENLRTICTYWDDFHSCATTALADCQEGATDLWEKLKKESRNLDFRGSLFELCAAGNGASRSTVPFGLTLILTALSALVTWMQF